Genomic window (Flexivirga aerilata):
GAGATCGAGTCGCTGATTCAGTCGGTGACGCCGCCGGTCTGCCGCACCAGCGGCAGGGTGCGGTGCGCGACGAGTTCGGCGAGCGCGATCGTGGTGGATGCCCGCACCACGAGGCCGTCGCCGACGACCTGGTCGATCACCCGCTGCAGGTCGCTGTTGTCCTTGGCCACGAACCGCGCGAAAAGGTCCCCGCTGCCGGTGATCGTGTGCACCTCCAGCACCTCGGGGATCTGCGAGAGATGCTCGACGACCTTCTCTCGGCCCTTGCGCTGCTGGATCTCCAGGGTGCAGAACGCCATCACCGGGTAGCCCAGCGCGGCGGGGGAGACCGACGGGCCGAGCGAGGAGATCACGCCCCGCTCGATCAGCCGGTCCAGGCGGGCCTGCACGGTGCCGCGCGCGACCCCGAGCACCCGCGAAGCTCCGAGCACGCCGATCTGCGGGCGCTCGCTGAACAGCGCGATCAGGCGCGCATCGAGGTTGTCGATCGACGGCATGGCCCTGACGGTAGCGGGCGGGGCCGCTCAGCGAGGTGCTAGACCGGCGAGGAAAATGTCCAGCCAGCGCTGCCGGACCGGCTCGGGCTGGTCGACGGGGGCGGTGGCGACGAGCAGCTGGAAGTCGGCCGGGCCCACGTCGGGGCCGAGGACGCCGGCCTCGATGCACGCCTGCACCACCACGGTCAGGCTGCGCATCGCGCGCTGCCGATCACCTACGCGCGACGCGTGCTGCCCGACCGGGTGATCGACGGTGGGGTGAAGCTGATGTT
Coding sequences:
- a CDS encoding Lrp/AsnC family transcriptional regulator, with the translated sequence MPSIDNLDARLIALFSERPQIGVLGASRVLGVARGTVQARLDRLIERGVISSLGPSVSPAALGYPVMAFCTLEIQQRKGREKVVEHLSQIPEVLEVHTITGSGDLFARFVAKDNSDLQRVIDQVVGDGLVVRASTTIALAELVAHRTLPLVRQTGGVTD